The DNA region ttttcttttgagtgaTACGTCATCCCAACAGGACATTTCTCCCAAACGAGCTTGAGTGGGAACCCTAGAATAAGCTTCCCTTTCTCTCCATtgccagaccataccctctcttacctctgacccatgacccaccactcttATTTTGGCTAGGTACAGGCTGGTAGTGCCTGGGTCTTGCGTGTGCTTCACTTTATGTATACGTCCAAAGACCTATCCGCTGCTCATGCTTTTACCGTGGTTTGGGGCTTGTCTGTTCACTCTACCGCCCATCCTTGATCTTTTATGGCATGAACTGTCTTTTGgtctttcattctttattggCCTGCTTCTTTTCAATGGCTGGGCTTTGCTTGGGTTTTCTTCCTTTTAGCCCATTCCTTGTTCCACCCGTAGTTTTGTTGCCATTCCTGCCATACCACTTTGTTATTCTTGCCACGGTGTTATTTGACCCATGTTCGTTGGGCCTTGTTGGGCCTGCTGCTCATCCTTCTTTCAATGACTTCGTATGGTCATTCATTCTACTTTTGGACTTTTTCTCAGCGCGTTTGCTTGCGGGCTATTTTGTcctgtttctttctctttgggCATCCCTGACCCATTTTCTTGCCTTAGGCGTCCTCGGCCCATTTCCTAATTCTGCATTCCCATGGGCACTTTGCTAACTCTTTTGGGTTTCCTTGGCCCAATTGCTTTATCTTTCATCCTTGGGGCTCATGGGCTTTCCATCAAcccctttctttcttacttcattacttcGGGCCTGTTATGGCCTATTCTTGATTTTCTTCATTATATAATGCCCATGAATTTACTACTTCCTCTTTTAGGCTCCTCTGAGCCCATTTGCTTTTCTCAAgactcatttatttattttatgggcctatgatccattattcctgtcATTAATGGTTCTTTCCTATCAACCCACCATCTCTCTCTTTtgcccatattgttgggcttcttcctacTACTAAGCTTTtcaaaaaatgagcatcaacaatgATTAGCCATTacctctatatattaagaggattcaaaaagttagttatgaCTTTAGAAAATGTCATAAGTACTcttaatctaattagataatcattattttttaaaaataaaaaaatagggttaaaattgtaattcaacaaaatttaaaataaaataaaactacctaagaaactttttttcctaaaaaatagcacattctctatttaaatataactCATTTACGTTTGctacatttttttcctaaaaactagcaCACAAACCTAGCAGTTTActcaatttcaaattctaaattttagtttattaaaaatcCCTTCATGTGTATTCTCATtaacaatagataaattcaaatggGTAGCTCTTTCATATTGGCCATGACATTATTAAGATACGagtaatgagtatatttagctagcacatataaacttataaataagtCTATGCTTGAATTGTTTTGTATCAAGTCTAATAGCTCACGAGCTTGTtcgtgaacaaatttttttttgcttgggtttGACTTGTTTATTAATCTAGCTTAAAATTAAGACTCAAGCTAGGcttatttaaacaaacaaacatgaacgaGCTTTTTATCAAGCCGAATCCGAATTGTTCATAAACGGCTTAGTTCATTTACAACCCAACATGTGAGCCATTATTCTTGGTTTTATTTAAGGGAATGCCAATAGCAGTTGGGTCCCATAGACAGTTAAGGCATTATTTCCACTTGGCCGTACTTGTTAGATTGAATATTGAGGGAGAGAATTGGTAGACATAACAAATTAACCTAATTGTTAGTGATAAGTAACAAATTTACCTAATGGTcaatgataagtaaaaaaatctaaataaaatttgtaactgAAATGCTATTGTCCATagtattttcataacaaattttaagtgacaaattgttactgattgttactagtggggaaaaaaatgattttaatggtaagtttaaattagaaccaatgaCAACTtatcacctaaaatttgttgtgcAAATCTCATTGTTCTTTCCTTTCCTGCCCCCTCGTCCTAGCTAGTCCTCTCTGGTTCGGATGGTCATTCAATGTTTTGAACACCCTGAATCTGTAGCTATCAGGTTTATAAGATTGCTAAAAGAAGAAGTTGGCCTGAGGAACATGATTACTTGGTGAATGATATATCATTTCACATAAAAGGGTTCAAATTGCAGACAAATACAAGAAAGATTTCATTGCCAAGCATGCATATCACGTTTCCGAAAATTTGAAATCGAATTGTTGTTTAGTACCTAATTGtcaaaatgatttaaaaaattaatagcaaCATCAAGagttttaattacatttttttaaggaaagacTTATGATTGTAATCATTGGCTGGTTGACGATGGTAGAGATGATTGGAGGAATTCTATCATATCTATGGAatcaaaacacaacacaacacaagaCATTTCACATGTGATGACACAAGTGATGGGCCAATTTAATGGTGGTCACAACTTGTGAAGAAAGCTTTAAAAATCTGTGTGCATGTGACTGATTATGTAATCCACATCAATCCTGCAATTAAATTAGAATCACTGACAATCTTTGGCTCGTGGGATCCCCAAACTTGTGgagcttttacttttttttttttttttttatatataataataataataaatttctgGCGTCCAAAAGATATATAAGAATAGAATGCCTAAAATTAAGGTGCGATTAGgtactgttgtttaaataatagttttcagtatttaaataacaataacacTTTTGACATATATTTCTATAACACTCAAATACGTATTTCCACAATATTgaaaactaaacaacaatacttaaacactgctatcaaacagaccctaaattcTCTCAACCACAACGGGTTATCTACTTGTAGTCAAATAATTCATGTCATCGCAAGGATTTGCTAGGTGCATTGGTACTCGTCTTCTTAATATACttaaaaattcaaccaaatcAAGTAAGGAAAGTGCCtactcatgagtcatgaccaTTCGagataattatataaattttcaagATTTGTTTCGTACATAAGGTATTTGCATTTGAGCCAATTTCCATTCGgattttgtaaataattataCATTATTGTGTTATCAAGCCATCTTAGCTCAGCCAATAGAGCGCATGGCTTTTAACCACGTGGTCGTGGGTTTGACTCCCAACTCTCTTAATtagtttattcatttttttattattagtttgagctttgaaaatgaattttgtCATTACCAAAAATAAAGGCACTTAGTTCACAGATGGCGCTCTcttgattaatttattcattttattattattagtttgagctttgaaatgaattttttcattacaaaaaattaaggCACTTAGATGAGCCTTCAACCATGTGGTCGTGGGTTTGATTCCCATAGACGACGCTCtcttgattaatttattaattttattattattattttgagctttaaaaatgaattttgtcattacaaaaaataaaggcaCTTAGTTGAGCCTTCAACCATGTGGTCATGGGTTTGATTCCCATAAACGGCGCTctcttgattaattaatttattttattattatgagtTTGTGCtatgaaatgaatttttttcattacaaaaaataaaggcTCTTAGTTGAGCCTTCAAGCAGAAGTGAGAAGAGAGTTGTGGTTGGCTCATCCAACAAAATTTCTAGCAAAGTTTGCATTAGGGGTTGGTTGTGAGGTTTGAATCTAAACGTGTAAGGAGGATTAATTGTGGTTGGGAGGGCATTTGAGCAtgtgggtttttggttttgaatggAATACTTGGGAGATCAAggtggttttggttttggacgaaggaaaaagagaagaagaagagcgtGTTTTTTCTCAAACCTTGAAAGACCTgagtttttagtattttgtgAAAGTTTTTGTTTAAATCATTGATCTTTGACAGAGGCTTTGGCCTTGGCCTTGGCCTTGagtattaaaaagtttttttttttaacttgggTTCTAGATCCTAGGGGCGGCTCAAGAAATTTTGAGGCTTAAGGCGATATATttaaatgaggtttttttttttttttttgttattacttaaataatatttaactagtttttaatatcataatttttttcataacagaaatccattctttttatcttgaaatatgtgggtttttttttcttcttctgttgaAGAAATActaaagttataacaaatttgactacaaaaaacttacaaatgatgtatcaatgaatgtgattagtgacacttcaagaaaataataaacaagtatttgagCAAATGATGATAGAGATatcataaattttacaacataagGCTTATAAAGatatatcaccaatcacaaaaagtaatttaaaaatgcattttataGATTGTTGATATTcacaaatcatattaattgtcacatcaatttgtaaaggttttgaagtaaaatttatagtatttctaacattttcctatctgaattatttcttgtaatTAGTGACACATATTTGTAAGCCttatgtatttaaaattgtattttctctAGCATTACTAAATTCTTTGAGACTTCTTAAAAGTAGaggaaaaatgtaaaactaattttttccctatatctcaaaaaaaaaattttaaaaatatatttcaatttttacccCGAAATTTGGGGGTCTTTCTCTAGTAAGGAGTCTAGGCGATGGCctaagtggcctaggcctagggtcGGCCCTGCTAGATCTAGTTCCGAGTTTTGCTTTTAGCGTTCTTGACTGAAAGTATAAAAACTACTACAATTCTTATAAATATCACTTTtagatcttgattttttttttcctgttttttaTGGTGAAATGAGAGAGGTGTGTTACCTCAAGTAGGTTAAATGATAACttttaaaccacgggtagaTTTTGTTAAAGCCGGCCAAAACATAAGTGAGTTTAATGCAATTACtcattcattttattattataaatttgagcTTTGAAATGAATTTTATCATTACGAAAAATAAAGGCACTTAGTTGAGCCTTCAATGAATTTTTGACCTTTTAGTTTTGATACAATCATCTTCATGAAACCATGCAAATAGGAAATAGCTAGGagccaaaatataataaaaaaaacaaaggaaataaCTTCAGTAAATAGTGTGTAAGACTGTAAGTACACCAATATCTTGAATGGTTTGCTTATTTTGCAAAATAACAGCAGAAACAAATGCTGCATTCAACGGTCCAAATTCGTTAAAAACTACAGACCCACAAATACGATCACAAACTCTCACACCAACTGACCAACAacatataaaaactaaaaaacgcTCTCTCTCCTTTGGAGAGGGCTACACATCTACACGGTTAAAACACACTacgaaagtaaagaaaaaagaaaagagcattGGATGCCAAAAGATGCACTCCAACGgctaattttctttcaaaaagaaCAAGACCAAACAGACAACGGTTACTTTTTTGGTCATGGGGACtaggggtggggggggggggggtgtggagATCGAGCCTTTCTTGGCATTAAAAGTGCTCAAGAATGTGATTATTGTTTTATCTCCCAGCTTGTCAAAACACCATTAAATTAGGAGAAGAAATTTAGGCGAGAGGTGTATGTGGCTTTTGGTGACCAATTACTTGGAATGACATCTTTGGCGGAGAGAACTTTTCCTGTTGATAGTGTTGATAGCTTTACAGAAAATGGCCCCTTTATGGGTCCTCCAGTAATGCACCAGTTTGCACCCCATACATGATTCATCGGCAGCCACTCAGTAGAACCTCCCTGCCCACATAAAGATAgaagagattaaattttattttatcttttataattattgaattgatcTGTTTTTattagtatataataaaaatagtatcaaCAGTTGCTCTAATCACGACTTACACTTTTAatgtattgtgaaaaaaattatgtccaAAACATTTTCCTTCAGATTTTCGAAACTTGATTAGgccataatattaaaaataaaaaataaaaaataaaaaaaaagtttggcttCAAAAGATGAGGGGCATAGTATGCAATATGTACACACATTTGtcgaggaaaaagaaaatggagctGTTTATTTTTACAGAGTACGTATCTTCTATCGAGGCTGGTCAACAGTCTGGctataaaattgtaacaatggCAGAAAAATATCATTTCGAACATGCTTAGAACGTGACTTTTAAGATCGTGGCCCCTATCCATTTCACATGTTTTGATTTAAGACTCAAGTGAATGGTTGAATGGAAGCcaaaataaagaacaataaaGAAGGCTAAAATGTGCTTTTGAGCACATTGCACATTGGCCCCATCAACAATatctaactaaaaaaaaatgtgtaaaaaggCAAGCGAATTATAACAATGTCATATGCCCcaacaacaattttataatatattttacgtgataagttgttatttgttctaatttaaattcattaataacattaattttttatctactaataaaaaattatcacaaaaaaattattgttgaattattgtaaaaaatattgtgaattgtTAAACAAGGTGGCACATGATAAAGGAGCGAGACAACCGCGATATTAGGAATTGTCTACTGTTAACAAAGTGACTAAAGTAGTAAACTACCAATAATTCCATGGAATGATAATCTTTATTTGAGCGCGCTTATGCTGCACTACTTTTTAGGTAAACACTATTCACTTTaaagttgaaagttgaaagttgaaacatatctattaagtattaacttCATTGATTTGAGAAGTTTATTAATCATATGCAATTTTGTGAAGCGTGAAGAGACATGctcttttacttttacttttattttattttattttattttttctttctctttttgttagGTGATCAAGTACGAAAATACTGTAGATGATGGACTATAAAAGAGGAAGGAAACaataaacaaagataaaaacttagcaaaagaagaaagatacatACTTCTCTTATATGCATTGACCCCACGTCTCCATCTCCGCCCTCAAATTCCACTAGAAGTGATAGCCAATACTCTGTCGAACCTTCATTGACATGGAAGGCAATGTTCTTTCCACGATACTTGCATGGTGTCCTATAGGTACAGAAACATTTCCCATTTATTGGAGAGTTTTTTGTATAAAGTCAAGCCAGTGTAGAGTAAAGCATAATCTTTtatggagaaaaaaagaaaatgaagcaaAAGCCTGATCTAtttattaaaaagagagaagaaaagaaaagtagaagCAAACCCTATTCTGTAGCATACATATACTATTGTttatcttaaaaagaaaatgctagagttagaaatttttttgcaaactGTTAATGTTACAAACTTTAATAATGGGCTCAGATCAGAtctaatacatatatatatatatatatatatatatatatatatatatatatatatatatttgctacAACATCAATTCCGAAAGATGTTATGAAATAGTCAATTTGTGGATCATGTTTCATTACTTAGCCTTAAATCTTAAACAActagaaaatgagaaatttaatcAGTTAATTTAAGGGGGAAAAATGATGACTTAAGATAATAGAATCATAGGCAATGACTTTATGAACATGAAGACAAACTacgatgaggtttttttttttttttttttaattactgaAACTAAAGGAAGAGACATTAAGGGTCATTtgatacatgtgtttaaaaattgaaaattgttatttgaaaacatttatagaaatacgtgtgggtaaaaaagtgtatgaaaatgcgtaaaatatcatttaaaaactgaaaatgattGTTTGAAAACAGccaccaaacaccccctaattAATTATGCTATTCTTTTTGGCCGAGTAAAGATGAGGTTAATTAATTATGCTATAGTTGCAATGCAACAAGATGTGGCAATAGTCAATGCATGGAACTAAGAAAACGAGCCGGTCGCATAatcttggaaaaagaaaaggaaaattaatgTGGTAATCTAAAGACTAATTTCCCTCATTCTCAAATTTATGATATAAAAATCACAGGTCGTGCCAAATGTTAGTTACTAGTTGGCCAGAGAAACAAGaatcaatgaaataaaatagtataaattaattaacaaacaGATAACCGAAAAGTGACAAAACAGAGGcagttaaaaacttaaaaagtgaCAAAAGTGCCAAATGTGAGTGTTTGGATTCACGTTTCCACGCCTGAGTTTTGCGTTTTcaagttctctttttttttttttttttttttctgcttcaCGCGTTTAAGAGGAGACAGTTTTCACTGTTTATGTACTGTTATGTACTGTTCACAGCCGTGAATTTGGACTTTTTGCGTGAACAGTGCAGGATGCACTGTATATGGAACCCATAAATATCACTTCTCagtcacttttttattaaaaatgggtctcacggtactatttacacatttaaaaattattttgctatagtgttttcagttttcagccatgagttctatccaaacagtacaaaacaCATACCTCCGGTAAAGGACTGGTAGTTCACCTCGGTTCCGGAGAGGACCTCCCTCACCGGCTATAGCCATGTGTCCAAAGGCTGCGCCACTGAGGTCAAAGTGGCGCCCACTGGAGCATCCGGGACACTCGTCTGTGACTATTATGGTCACGGCACGTCTCGAGCATATGCTCTTGTCTAGGCATCTAACCTTGTAGCATGCCCCACACCCTTCGCCATTCTTGAACAGTATTGGGCTCACTGCACCAACCCTGGCCCTCAATGGCTTCACGTCCACTAAGGACCCGTACCCACATGCCCCACCTACAAAAATAACGTACCCAATTAAATGACATTACATATATTCAccatacaaaataaatttgtcGGCATACAcagttatttactttttatttttttttaaaaagttttagcTTATAATGTTTGCTCTGATTTTAGACAAAGACACCAATTAATTGTTGGTGTAGTTAAAAattgaaccctaaatctcttattcaaccattaaaatCTTTATTAGTTAAACT from Castanea sativa cultivar Marrone di Chiusa Pesio chromosome 6, ASM4071231v1 includes:
- the LOC142638033 gene encoding expansin-B3-like, with amino-acid sequence MSHTMLRHSSFGRRFFSIWFFLLKCLVVSAQVQKRVSDLHWYPATATWYGNPEGDGSTGGACGYGSLVDVKPLRARVGAVSPILFKNGEGCGACYKVRCLDKSICSRRAVTIIVTDECPGCSSGRHFDLSGAAFGHMAIAGEGGPLRNRGELPVLYRRTPCKYRGKNIAFHVNEGSTEYWLSLLVEFEGGDGDVGSMHIREGGSTEWLPMNHVWGANWCITGGPIKGPFSVKLSTLSTGKVLSAKDVIPSNWSPKATYTSRLNFFS